A single window of Nicotiana sylvestris chromosome 5, ASM39365v2, whole genome shotgun sequence DNA harbors:
- the LOC104239795 gene encoding uncharacterized protein: MESNIQTPPPSSTITADHSSSLFPQPLSPHPPSASNNTNHILEITLISAQDLSPVCKSLRTYALTWVNPNRKRTTRVDNQGHSNPTWNDKFSFRVDDEFLNSESSAVHVEIYTVSWFRDILVGTVKVLLNNLINPFDRSKKFVALQIRRPSGNPQGILNLGVALIDKSKRSMPLFNQITPLSLDHRDILDRKINDINAQDQMINENFPEDEEKLQINNKIQLWQSQNLGYSDVNTGEFPNQAGSICNGSMVNGSIVNGSELCSDIGPSASIVAAEIAKKLQPLPPPRVPSKELNKEYSGEGEDGESSILEELTAEEAYAKGLALSTEGRKKEAAAPEKCQRGSGGHPRRNTDGGLYSCFGNAYCFEFTIVCGASNNNNQGNRRVNNSNSSGKGRKKLSTDINSA; encoded by the coding sequence ATGGAATCCAACATCCAAACACCGCCACCTTCCTCCACCATCACCGCCGACCACTCGTCCTCTCTCTTCCCCCAGCCTCTTTCCCCTCACCCCCCTTCAGCTTCAAACAACACCAACCACATTCTCGAAATTACCCTCATCTCTGCCCAAGACTTATCCCCCGTCTGCAAATCCCTCCGCACCTACGCCCTCACATGGGTCAACCCAAACCGCAAACGCACAACCCGGGTCGACAATCAAGGCCACAGCAACCCCACCTGGAATGACAAGTTCTCTTTCCGTGTTGACGATGAGTTTCTCAACTCCGAGTCCTCCGCCGTCCACGTCGAAATTTACACCGTTTCTTGGTTTCGTGATATTCTTGTAGGCACTGTTAAAGTTCTTCTCAATAATCTCATTAACCCTTTTGATAGAAGCAAGAAATTTGTGGCTCTTCAAATCCGTCGGCCTTCGGGTAACCCGCAAGGAATACTCAATTTGGGTGTGGCGCTCATTGATAAGTCCAAACGGAGCATGCCGCTTTTTAACCAAATTACGCCTTTGTCCTTGGATCATAGAGACATTTTAGACAGGAAAATTAATGATATTAATGCTCAAGATCAAATGATCAACGAAAACTTTCCAGAAGATGAAGAGAAATTgcaaattaacaataaaattcaGCTGTGGCAATCGCAGAATTTAGGCTATTCTGACGTCAACACCGGAGAATTTCCTAACCAAGCGGGCTCAATTTGTAATGGGTCAATGGTGAACGGTTCGATAGTAAACGGGTCGGAACTGTGCTCCGACATTGGGCCGTCGGCTTCCATTGTGGCAGCGGAGATAGCAAAGAAGCTGCAACCTCTGCCGCCACCGCGGGTGCCGTCCAAAGAATTGAATAAGGAATATTCTGGGGAAGGGGAAGACGGAGAGAGCTCAATATTGGAGGAGTTGACGGCGGAGGAAGCGTACGCTAAAGGGTTGGCATTAAGTACGGAAGGAAGGAAGAAGGAGGCGGCGGCACCGGAGAAATGTCAACGGGGAAGCGGCGGACACCCACGGCGGAACACCGACGGAGGACTGTATTCTTGCTTTGGAAATGCATATTGTTTTGAGTTCACCATTGTTTGTGGGGCAAGtaacaacaacaatcaggggaatCGTAGAGTTAATAACAGTAATAGTTCTGGCAAGGGCAGAAAGAAGTTGTCTACTGATATAAATTCAGCTTAA
- the LOC104239794 gene encoding uncharacterized protein, translating to MLRTFAVAYIHPDHRLTTRVDHNGKTNPTWNYKMVFRVDDKFLNSESASVTFEIYNVAWLRDLPIGTTHLMINSFFPPLSSKNPTMRSTTLHIRRPSGHLQGLLYVSVQLIDTNPLEILPSGSELSSSICTSHVSSKDEKSISDEKFESISTISKGHDTLYEEDITKNINYVVENREENKSPKRGILQRLRSKRIMSNNSSDFSPNQKMRRTPTVSFCSGVQPIPSIVAEDMKKGLYHTGEGIEYGSSVFENWTVPGDKDEEIQSMRSKSLTWGSDDQIHMQEHVEIKKKSRPRRHDSDGGGLFSCFGKAYGFEFKLICGSRRTKKKKRDIKLERQKSFPYNNNYEDNLRRFYI from the coding sequence ATGTTACGTACCTTTGCCGTTGCATACATACATCCTGACCATAGATTAACAACTAGGGTTGATCACAACGGCAAAACAAACCCTACATGGAATTATAAGATGGTTTTTCGTGTGGATGACAAGTTTCTTAATTCTGAATCAGCTTCGGTCACGTTTGAGATTTATAACGTTGCATGGTTACGTGATCTCCCTATTGGTACTACGCACCTTATGATAAATAGCTTTTTTCCTCCTCTTTCATCCAAAAATCCAACAATGAGATCTACTACTCTACATATTCGTCGTCCAAGTGGTCATTTACAAGGGCTTCTTTATGTTAGTGTTCAATTGATTGACACTAACCCTCTAGAAATTCTCCCTTCTGGAAGTGAATTAAGCTCTTCTATATGTACAAGCCATGTCTCATCAAAAGATGAAAAAAGTATTAGTGACGAAAAATTTGAAAGCATCTCGACTATTTCCAAAGGTCATGACACGTTGTACGAAGAAGACATAACCAAGAATATTAATTACGTGGTGGAGAATCGCGAGGAGAATAAAAGTCCAAAAAGGGGAATATTGCAACGTTTACGTAGTAAACGAATAATGTCTAATAACAGTTCAGATTTTTCACCAAATCAAAAGATGAGAAGGACACCAACTGTGTCATTTTGTTCAGGGGTGCAACCTATACCTTCAATTGTGGCAGAAGATATGAAGAAAGGATTGTATCACACAGGGGAAGGAATAGAATATGGAAGTTCTGTATTCGAGAACTGGACTGTACCAGGTGACAAAGATGAAGAAATCCAATCAATGCGATCGAAAAGCTTGACGTGGGGCTCAGATGATCAAATTCATATGCAAGAACATGTTGAAATTAAGAAGAAATCGCGACCAAGAAGACATGATTCAGATGGGGGAGGATtattttcatgttttggaaaagcATATGGTTTTGAATTCAAGCTTATTTGTGGGTCAAGACGcaccaagaagaagaagagagacaTAAAGCTTGAACGCCAGAAGAGTTTTCCTTATAATAACAATTATGAGGATAACTTACGCAGGTTTTACATATAA